The following proteins are co-located in the Microcystis wesenbergii NRERC-220 genome:
- the rplV gene encoding 50S ribosomal protein L22, translating into MTIDTSNEVKAIARYIRMSPLKVRRVLDQIRGRSYREALIILEFMPYRACDPILKVLRSAVANAENNEGLDPATLVVSQAFADGGPTLKRFRPRAQGRAYQIRKPTCHITVAVAPSNKD; encoded by the coding sequence ATGACCATCGATACCTCTAACGAAGTCAAAGCGATCGCCCGCTATATTCGGATGTCACCCCTGAAAGTCAGACGGGTACTCGATCAGATCCGCGGGCGCTCCTATCGGGAAGCCCTAATTATTCTCGAATTCATGCCCTACCGGGCCTGTGACCCGATCCTAAAAGTCCTGCGTTCCGCCGTTGCCAACGCCGAAAATAACGAAGGACTCGATCCCGCCACTTTGGTAGTTAGCCAAGCCTTTGCCGATGGCGGACCGACCCTAAAACGTTTTCGACCCCGGGCCCAAGGGCGCGCCTACCAAATTCGCAAACCCACCTGTCATATCACCGTCGCCGTCGCTCCTAGCAACAAAGACTAA